One Punica granatum isolate Tunisia-2019 chromosome 3, ASM765513v2, whole genome shotgun sequence genomic window carries:
- the LOC116200320 gene encoding salicylate carboxymethyltransferase-like, protein MEVMKVLHMNGGVGETSYADNSSVQLEMLSMTRPILEEAITGLYLSISPWPSTLTIADLGCSSGPTAFFAVSEVIGAVENLCRKMGHNEPPEYQFYLNDLPGNDFNALFRALPKMQEEEARCFFTGVAGSFYGRLFPCKSLHFVHSSLALQWLSQVPRMIECNKGNIYMASSSPKSVMDAYYRQFQNDFSVFLKCRAMELVPGGCMVLTFVGRRSEDRSSSECCSIWELLAMALNEMVSEGLIEEEKMDAFNIPQYTPSPSEVKAEVLKERSFFINHLEVSSEVNWSGNNKNLNGHRSSSNGEDREGYHVARSMRSIAEPMLISHFGEEIMEDVFHRYGMLIEDRMAKEKTVFITVTVSLTRRPA, encoded by the exons atggaagtAATGAAAGTGCTTCACATGAATGGCGGAGTTGGAGAAACAAGCTATGCTGACAACTCTTCTGTTCag CTAGAGATGCTATCAATGACGAGACCCATCTTGGAGGAAGCCATAACCGGCCTCTACTTAAGTATCTCACCATGGCCATCAACCCTCACGATCGCGGACTTGGGGTGTTCCTCAGGCCCGACCGCATTTTTTGCAGTGTCTGAGGTTATCGGAGCAGTAGAGAATTTGTGCAGGAAGATGGGGCACAATGAGCCTCCCGAGTACCAATTCTACCTGAATGACTTACCAGGAAACGACTTCAATGCCCTCTTCAGGGCGTTACCAAAGAtgcaggaggaggaggcccGATGTTTCTTCACCGGGGTTGCTGGCTCCTTTTATGGCCGGCTCTTCCCTTGCAAGAGTTTACATTTTGTTCACTCGTCGTTGGCACTCCAATGGCTCTCTCAG GTTCCCCGGATGATAGAGTGTAACAAAGGGAATATATACATGGCAAGCTCAAGCCCGAAGAGTGTGATGGATGCTTATTACCGGCAATTTCAGAACGATTTCTCAGTATTTCTAAAGTGTCGTGCAATGGAGCTTGTGCCGGGAGGATGCATGGTTCTGACATTCGTGGGAAGAAGAAGCGAGGATCGGTCGAGCTCAGAGTGTTGTAGCATTTGGGAGCTTCTGGCCATGGCTCTCAATGAAATGGTCTCAGAG GGACTTATCGAAGAAGAGAAGATGGATGCATTTAACATCCCGCAGTACACACCCTCCCCATCAGAAGTCAAGGCAGAGGTTTTGAAGGAACGATCTTTCTTCATCAACCATTTGGAGGTCTCATCAGAGGTGAATTGGAGTGGTAACAACAAGAATTTAAATGGTCATCGGAGCAGCAGCAACGGGGAGGACAGGGAAGGATACCATGTGGCGAGGTCCATGAGATCCATCGCCGAGCCCATGCTGATAAGCCACTTCGGTGAAGAGATCATGGAGGATGTGTTCCACCGCTACGGGATGCTGATCGAGGACCGGATGGCGAAGGAGAAGACCGTGTTCATCACTGTCACTGTTTCTCTCACGAGAAGGCCAGCATGA
- the LOC116199197 gene encoding uncharacterized protein LOC116199197, translating to MSDSCFLIMMRRRLQVSFEVLSPYLGDHLISLRAAAKSSHSSLHGSSAQDRRDHQCFQHHLLCTMLKKCREIVLELLNALLSDLELQRPVAFVLVCLPHPLRAAIVVLLRLLSSLLQLPSSLSMLPLHSLLRSSSWPLPIRNIVTAVVDHRHLGPTRCLMALLERSM from the exons ATGTCAGATTCATGTTTCTTAATTATGATGAGACGTCGGTTACAAGTTTCATTTGAAGTTCTTTCCCCGTACCTCGGAGACCATCTCATCTCATTGAGAGCCGCTGCCAAGAGTTCCCACTCTTCACTCCATGGGTCTTCTGCCCAAGATCGTCGGGATCATCAGTGCTTCCAACACCATCTCCTGTGCACGATGCTTAAGAAATGCCGAGAAATCGTTCTGGAACTGTTG AATGCCCTGCTCTCTGATCTTGAACTCCAGCGTCCTGTCGCGTTCGTCCTCGTCTGCCtgcctcatcctcttcgggCTGCTATCGTGGTCCTGCTCCGGCTCTTGTCTTCATTGCTGCAGCTGCCTTCCTCATTGTCGATGCTGCCTTTGCACTCCCTCCTACGGTCGTCATCTTGGCCACTACCCATCCGCAATATCGTCACAGCTGTTGTCGACCATCGCCACTTAGGTCCAACcag GTGTTTAATGGCATTGCTGGAAAGGAGCATGTAA